The Streptomyces sp. NBC_01689 genome includes a window with the following:
- a CDS encoding helix-turn-helix transcriptional regulator, which yields MLGAIGLDEAHESAYRALVSVGAADVTDLARRLTLGEYDTERALRRLEQHGLAAQSSARPGRWVAAPPGVALGALLTQQRHELDKAELAAALLAEEYRAQATEPAVHDLVEVVIGAAAVSQRFLQLQLGASEEVCALVTGTPVAVSGTDNDAEEQAAGRGVRYRVVLERAVLDEPTGVTELSAALGREEQVRVVDRVPTKLVIADRTLAMVPLTAPASQPAALVVHASGLLELLSGLFESVWREALPLRLGSRGFVEQGPDGPDGTDLEILSLLLAGLTDASVAKQLDLGLRTVQRRVKRLMELTAVTTRLQLGWHAYEKGWVARH from the coding sequence ATGCTGGGAGCGATAGGTCTGGACGAGGCGCACGAGTCGGCGTACCGGGCGCTGGTGTCCGTGGGCGCCGCGGACGTGACCGATCTCGCGCGCCGGCTCACGCTCGGCGAGTACGACACCGAACGCGCCCTGCGCCGCCTCGAACAGCACGGGCTCGCGGCCCAGTCGTCGGCTCGTCCGGGACGCTGGGTCGCGGCGCCTCCGGGGGTCGCCCTCGGCGCGCTGCTCACCCAGCAGCGGCACGAGCTGGACAAGGCGGAACTGGCGGCCGCGCTGCTCGCCGAGGAGTACCGCGCGCAGGCCACCGAACCCGCCGTGCACGACCTCGTCGAGGTGGTGATCGGCGCGGCGGCGGTCAGCCAGCGGTTCCTGCAGCTCCAGCTCGGCGCGAGCGAGGAGGTGTGCGCGCTGGTCACGGGCACCCCGGTCGCGGTCTCCGGGACGGACAACGACGCGGAGGAGCAGGCGGCCGGACGCGGTGTCCGCTACCGCGTGGTCCTCGAACGCGCCGTCCTCGACGAGCCCACCGGTGTCACCGAGCTGTCCGCCGCGCTCGGGCGCGAGGAGCAGGTGCGGGTGGTCGACAGGGTGCCGACCAAGCTGGTGATCGCCGACCGGACGCTCGCGATGGTGCCGCTCACGGCCCCCGCCTCGCAGCCCGCCGCACTGGTCGTGCACGCCAGCGGGCTGCTGGAACTGCTGTCGGGACTGTTCGAGTCGGTGTGGCGGGAGGCGCTGCCGCTGCGGCTGGGCAGCCGTGGCTTCGTGGAGCAGGGTCCGGACGGACCGGACGGCACCGATCTGGAGATCCTCTCGCTGCTGCTGGCCGGGCTCACCGACGCGAGCGTGGCCAAGCAGCTCGACCTGGGGCTGCGGACCGTGCAGCGCAGGGTGAAGCGGCTGATGGAGCTGACGGCCGTGACGACCCGGCTGCAGCTGGGCTGGCACGCCTACGAGAAGGGCTGGGTGGCCCGGCACTGA
- a CDS encoding DUF456 domain-containing protein codes for MGAWELLLVGVVIALGVCGVLVPGVPGSWLVWAAVLWWALSDPQPLAWGVLVGATLVLLVAQAIRWALPPRRLREGGATPRTGLYAGTGALLGFVLLPVVGALPGFLGGIYLHERLGVGGHERAWSATRTLMRSGGWSVLTELFACLLIAGVWLGAVVRG; via the coding sequence ATGGGAGCGTGGGAACTCCTGCTGGTCGGCGTGGTGATCGCGCTCGGCGTCTGCGGAGTGCTGGTGCCCGGTGTGCCGGGGTCGTGGCTCGTCTGGGCCGCGGTCCTGTGGTGGGCGCTCAGCGACCCGCAGCCCCTGGCGTGGGGTGTGCTCGTGGGCGCGACGCTGGTCCTGCTGGTGGCCCAGGCGATCCGCTGGGCGCTGCCGCCCCGGCGGCTCCGCGAGGGCGGTGCCACCCCGCGTACCGGGCTGTACGCGGGCACCGGCGCGCTGCTCGGCTTCGTCCTGTTGCCGGTGGTCGGCGCGCTGCCGGGATTCCTCGGCGGGATCTATCTCCACGAGCGGCTGGGCGTGGGAGGTCATGAGCGGGCGTGGTCGGCGACCCGGACGCTGATGCGGTCCGGCGGCTGGAGCGTGCTGACGGAGCTGTTCGCCTGTCTGCTGATCGCGGGCGTGTGGCTGGGCGCGGTGGTCCGGGGCTGA
- a CDS encoding SGNH/GDSL hydrolase family protein, whose translation MTRVIMARHLVAALATVLSLATPCARADEGIGPAPAGAPARGLDWTGTWEAAPSGTAPARPGASFRNVVHTSVGGTAVRVRISNRLGTEPLRLGAVTVALREPGEPAGPPDAFPGSMRTVTFAGAGSAVVPPGTDLVGDPVRLRIPAGADLLISVHTPGDPGPATYHRSAHQTNFLALDGDRTADERGTRYTTDLHSWYYVTGVDVLGAPAAGSVVTLGDSITDGTGSTPGTNRRWPDRLADRLSGLPPRQRLGVLNAGISGNRLLRAGSGPSALDRLDADVFSRAGVRTVIVMEGINDIKGTPEERDPRALEDAYRRIVTRAHALGIRVVGATMTPYGGHPAWTAAREAVRQEVNAFVREGGLFDAVADFDAAVRDPADPYRIRPAYDPGDHLHFDDAGMRAMADTVDLGTLVP comes from the coding sequence ATGACCCGCGTGATCATGGCCCGGCATCTTGTCGCCGCACTGGCGACCGTCCTGTCCCTCGCCACACCGTGCGCGAGAGCCGACGAGGGGATCGGCCCGGCCCCGGCGGGCGCCCCCGCCAGGGGCCTGGACTGGACCGGCACCTGGGAGGCCGCCCCGTCCGGCACCGCCCCCGCCCGGCCCGGCGCCTCGTTCCGCAACGTCGTGCACACGAGCGTCGGCGGCACGGCGGTCCGGGTCCGGATCTCCAACCGGCTGGGCACCGAACCCCTGCGACTCGGTGCCGTCACCGTCGCCTTGCGGGAGCCGGGCGAGCCCGCGGGCCCCCCGGACGCCTTCCCGGGGTCGATGCGCACGGTGACCTTCGCCGGCGCCGGTTCGGCGGTCGTCCCACCGGGCACGGACCTGGTCGGCGACCCCGTCCGCCTGCGGATCCCGGCCGGCGCCGATCTCCTGATCTCCGTCCACACCCCGGGCGATCCGGGCCCGGCGACGTACCACCGTTCGGCCCACCAGACCAACTTTCTCGCCCTCGACGGTGATCGGACCGCCGACGAGCGCGGCACCCGGTACACGACCGACCTCCACAGCTGGTACTACGTGACCGGTGTCGACGTCCTGGGCGCCCCCGCCGCGGGCAGCGTCGTCACGCTCGGGGACTCCATCACCGACGGGACCGGTTCGACCCCCGGCACCAACCGCCGCTGGCCCGACCGGCTCGCCGACCGGCTCAGCGGCCTCCCGCCGCGGCAGCGCCTCGGTGTCCTCAACGCGGGGATCTCCGGCAACCGGCTGCTGCGCGCGGGCAGCGGTCCCAGCGCCCTGGACCGGCTCGACGCCGACGTGTTCTCCCGCGCCGGAGTGCGGACGGTGATCGTGATGGAGGGGATCAACGACATCAAGGGCACACCGGAGGAGCGGGACCCCCGGGCGCTGGAGGACGCCTACCGCCGGATCGTGACGCGCGCCCACGCCCTCGGCATCCGGGTCGTCGGCGCCACGATGACGCCGTACGGCGGCCATCCGGCGTGGACGGCGGCGCGCGAGGCCGTCCGGCAGGAGGTCAACGCGTTCGTCCGCGAGGGCGGCCTCTTCGACGCGGTGGCGGACTTCGACGCCGCCGTCCGCGACCCGGCGGACCCGTACCGCATCCGCCCCGCCTACGATCCCGGCGACCACCTCCACTTCGACGACGCGGGCATGCGCGCGATGGCCGACACGGTGGATCTGGGCACCCTCGTTCCCTAG
- a CDS encoding DNA-3-methyladenine glycosylase 2 family protein: MDEETRYEAVRSRDARFDGEFFFAVETTGIYCRPSCPAVTPKRRNVRYYTTAAAAQRSGFRACRRCRPDAVPGSAEWNVRADVVARAMRLIGDGVVDREGVGGLAARLGYSTRQVQRQLTAEVGAGPVALARAQRAHTARVLLQTTGLPVTEIAFAAGFASVRQFNDTVRAVYASTPSALRATASRAGSRTPREDVPAAGVPLRLAHRGPYRSTAVFDLLARETVEGVEDLTGTRGRRTYRRTLRLPYGTGVVAVDESPDSPASRPGGWLDTRLHLTDLRDLTTAVQRVRRLFDLDADPYAVDERLAADPRLAPSVAARPGLRSPGAADPDELAVRALVGRAAAERLVRRYGKALDAPHGTLTHLFPEPAVLAEAEPDGPLGTLTAALADGTLRLDAGADRDAAEATLRALPGLDAHTVAVIRTRALGDPDVAPPGETVPEAWRPWRSYAVRHLRAMERETAARGEKRRDGGRPGPGRGSATGGHGSAPR, encoded by the coding sequence ATCGACGAAGAGACCAGGTACGAGGCCGTGCGGAGCAGGGACGCCCGGTTCGACGGGGAGTTCTTCTTCGCCGTGGAGACGACCGGGATCTACTGCCGGCCGAGCTGTCCGGCGGTGACACCGAAGCGGCGGAACGTGCGGTACTACACGACCGCCGCGGCCGCCCAGCGCTCAGGGTTCCGGGCCTGCCGCCGATGCCGCCCGGACGCGGTGCCGGGCTCCGCGGAGTGGAACGTGCGCGCCGACGTCGTGGCGCGCGCCATGCGGCTGATCGGTGACGGGGTGGTGGACCGCGAGGGTGTCGGCGGCCTCGCCGCACGGCTGGGGTACAGCACCCGGCAGGTACAGCGGCAGCTCACCGCCGAGGTCGGCGCGGGCCCCGTCGCGCTGGCCCGCGCCCAGCGGGCCCACACCGCCCGGGTCCTGCTGCAGACCACCGGACTGCCGGTCACGGAGATCGCGTTCGCGGCCGGGTTCGCCAGCGTCCGGCAGTTCAACGACACCGTCCGCGCGGTGTACGCCTCCACCCCCAGCGCCCTGCGCGCCACGGCCTCGCGCGCGGGGTCCCGCACGCCGCGCGAGGACGTCCCGGCCGCCGGGGTCCCGCTGCGCCTCGCCCACCGGGGGCCGTACCGGTCGACGGCCGTCTTCGACCTCCTCGCCCGCGAGACGGTCGAGGGCGTGGAGGATCTGACCGGCACCCGCGGCCGCCGGACCTACCGGCGCACCCTCCGCCTTCCGTACGGCACCGGGGTGGTCGCGGTGGACGAGTCCCCGGACAGCCCGGCGTCCCGGCCGGGCGGCTGGCTCGACACCCGGCTGCACCTCACCGACCTGCGCGACCTGACCACCGCCGTGCAGCGGGTGCGGCGGCTGTTCGATCTCGACGCCGACCCGTACGCGGTGGACGAGCGGCTGGCGGCCGATCCGCGACTGGCGCCGTCCGTCGCCGCCCGCCCCGGCCTGCGCTCGCCCGGCGCGGCGGACCCCGACGAACTGGCCGTGCGCGCGCTGGTGGGGCGGGCGGCGGCGGAGCGGCTGGTGCGCCGCTACGGGAAGGCACTGGACGCCCCGCACGGGACGCTCACCCATCTGTTCCCCGAGCCGGCCGTCCTCGCGGAGGCCGAGCCGGACGGGCCTCTCGGCACGCTCACCGCCGCGCTCGCCGACGGCACGCTGCGGCTCGACGCGGGAGCCGACCGCGACGCGGCCGAGGCCACCCTGCGCGCGCTGCCGGGTCTGGACGCGCACACCGTCGCCGTCATCCGGACACGAGCCCTCGGCGACCCCGACGTGGCGCCGCCCGGCGAGACGGTCCCGGAGGCGTGGCGCCCGTGGCGTTCGTACGCGGTGCGTCACCTCAGGGCGATGGAGCGGGAGACGGCGGCACGGGGAGAGAAGCGCCGGGACGGCGGCCGTCCGGGCCCCGGCCGCGGATCCGCCACGGGTGGACACGGATCGGCTCCTCGCTGA
- the rsgA gene encoding ribosome small subunit-dependent GTPase A: MTSSAFPPVHPLQPYGWDDAWAGEFAPYAAEGLLAGRVVRVDRGQCDVVTADGVLRADTAFVTPHDPMRVVCTGDWVAVEPGGNPRYVRTYLPRRTAFVRSTSSKRSEGQILAANVDHAVVAVSLALELELGRIERFLALAWESGAQPVVVLTKADLVPDPVTLGHLVQDVETTAPGVAVIPVSATTGDGLDVLAAVLSGGTTVLLGQSGAGKSTLANALIGEDVMDVQAARDVDGKGRHTTTTRNLLALPGGGVLIDTPGLRGVGLWDAESGVGQVFAEIEELAADCRFHDCAHVAEPGCAVLDALDSGALPERRLDSYRKLLRENQRIVAKTDARLRAEIRRDWKRRGAEGKAAMEAKRGR, encoded by the coding sequence TTGACTTCCTCCGCTTTTCCCCCCGTACACCCCCTCCAGCCCTATGGCTGGGACGACGCCTGGGCCGGCGAGTTCGCCCCGTACGCGGCCGAAGGGCTGCTGGCCGGACGTGTCGTCCGTGTCGACCGCGGGCAGTGCGACGTGGTCACCGCCGACGGTGTGCTGCGCGCGGACACCGCGTTCGTGACCCCGCACGATCCGATGCGGGTCGTGTGCACCGGTGACTGGGTCGCCGTCGAACCCGGCGGCAACCCGCGCTACGTACGCACATATCTGCCCCGTCGTACCGCCTTCGTGCGCTCCACCTCCTCCAAGCGCTCCGAGGGACAGATCCTCGCGGCCAACGTCGACCACGCCGTCGTCGCCGTGTCGCTCGCCCTGGAACTCGAACTCGGCCGCATCGAACGCTTCCTCGCGCTCGCCTGGGAGTCCGGCGCGCAACCGGTCGTCGTCCTCACCAAGGCCGACCTCGTGCCCGACCCCGTGACCCTCGGTCACCTCGTCCAGGACGTGGAGACCACCGCGCCGGGGGTCGCCGTGATCCCGGTGAGCGCCACCACCGGGGACGGGCTCGACGTGCTGGCGGCCGTCCTGTCCGGCGGCACCACCGTGCTCCTCGGACAGTCCGGCGCGGGCAAGTCGACCCTCGCCAACGCCCTGATCGGCGAGGACGTGATGGATGTGCAGGCCGCACGCGATGTCGACGGCAAGGGCCGCCACACCACGACGACCCGCAACCTTCTCGCCCTCCCCGGCGGCGGAGTCCTCATCGACACACCCGGCCTGCGCGGCGTCGGCCTGTGGGACGCCGAGTCCGGCGTCGGACAGGTCTTCGCGGAGATCGAGGAACTCGCCGCGGACTGCCGCTTCCACGACTGCGCGCATGTCGCGGAGCCCGGCTGCGCCGTCCTCGACGCCCTCGACTCCGGCGCCCTGCCCGAACGACGCCTCGACAGCTACCGCAAGCTCCTCCGCGAGAACCAGCGCATCGTCGCGAAGACCGACGCCCGGCTGCGGGCGGAGATCCGCCGGGACTGGAAGCGGCGGGGGGCGGAGGGGAAGGCGGCGATGGAGGCCAAACGGGGTCGTTGA
- a CDS encoding cellulose-binding domain-containing protein, whose protein sequence is MPDLPTPQDAAEAALLSECWDAVLSYADLCTSGSASATQLATEAFTHGITELRAATAASKSTGTGRRALRLPRIPLLLTSVRAAAAAWEAGGLGHRLDPDLRLWLNSEKAARYTGPPLHRPVALRGLQDMQEPDAALLWLAEVESLPLPAVARRLGLDPGTVTTELAQVRALFRDRCHRNHLDTPMDADCRSYARLLDAVTRSPGAETPEDLSRHLARCVGCAEAAACLRPHGGGLPAAISGGVIGWGGLAYLERRRRAAEAGLTGGRTDAAVDTGLAEGGADRPRIGRTGILVAAVVVSALALAVSLMPFGGSPDGDTPTNGVPGERQPVAEPVPSPPVTTSDTPATATATAASTARPEAGSDPEAQGESSEPADTSDRPAHATKSASADCAVKYEIVNEWPDGFQATVTVTSAEALDGWRLGWSFDDGQRVGQMWDATAAQDGARVTATAADYDRSVAANGTFAFGFLGSWTGKNSAPHDFTLNNGRCADGN, encoded by the coding sequence ATGCCTGACCTGCCGACCCCCCAGGACGCCGCCGAGGCCGCGCTGCTCTCGGAGTGCTGGGACGCGGTCCTGTCGTACGCCGATCTGTGCACGTCCGGCTCGGCCTCGGCCACGCAACTGGCGACCGAGGCCTTCACCCACGGCATCACCGAACTGCGCGCCGCCACCGCGGCGTCGAAGAGCACCGGCACCGGGCGCAGAGCGCTCAGGCTGCCCCGCATCCCGCTGCTGCTCACCTCGGTCCGCGCCGCTGCCGCCGCCTGGGAGGCGGGCGGACTGGGCCACCGGCTCGACCCCGACCTGCGGCTGTGGCTCAACTCCGAGAAGGCGGCGCGCTACACCGGGCCGCCGCTGCACCGCCCCGTCGCGCTGCGGGGCCTGCAGGACATGCAGGAGCCGGACGCCGCCCTGCTGTGGCTGGCCGAGGTCGAGTCGCTGCCGCTGCCCGCCGTGGCCCGGCGGCTCGGCCTGGACCCCGGGACCGTGACCACCGAACTCGCCCAGGTGCGGGCGCTGTTCCGGGACCGTTGCCATCGCAACCACCTCGACACCCCGATGGACGCCGACTGCCGCAGCTACGCGCGGCTCCTGGACGCCGTGACCCGCTCGCCCGGCGCCGAGACGCCCGAGGACCTCTCGCGGCACCTCGCGCGCTGCGTGGGGTGCGCGGAGGCCGCGGCCTGCCTGCGGCCGCACGGCGGCGGGCTGCCCGCGGCGATCTCGGGCGGGGTGATCGGCTGGGGCGGCCTCGCCTACCTCGAACGGCGGCGCCGGGCCGCGGAGGCGGGCCTGACCGGCGGCCGTACCGACGCGGCTGTGGACACGGGTCTGGCCGAGGGCGGGGCGGACCGGCCCCGGATCGGCCGGACCGGGATCCTGGTGGCGGCCGTCGTCGTGTCGGCGCTGGCGCTGGCGGTCTCCCTGATGCCCTTCGGCGGTTCGCCCGACGGTGACACGCCGACGAACGGCGTGCCGGGCGAACGGCAGCCGGTGGCGGAGCCGGTGCCCTCCCCGCCGGTGACCACCTCGGACACGCCCGCCACCGCCACGGCCACCGCGGCCTCGACGGCACGGCCGGAGGCCGGCTCCGACCCGGAGGCCCAGGGGGAGTCCTCCGAGCCCGCGGACACGTCGGACCGCCCGGCGCACGCCACCAAGAGCGCGTCGGCGGACTGCGCGGTGAAGTACGAGATCGTCAACGAGTGGCCGGACGGGTTCCAGGCCACCGTCACCGTGACCTCGGCCGAGGCCCTCGACGGCTGGCGGCTCGGCTGGAGCTTCGACGACGGACAGCGCGTCGGCCAGATGTGGGACGCCACCGCCGCCCAGGACGGCGCCAGGGTCACCGCCACCGCGGCCGACTACGACAGGTCCGTCGCGGCGAACGGCACCTTCGCCTTCGGCTTCCTCGGCTCCTGGACCGGCAAGAACTCCGCGCCGCACGACTTCACCCTGAACAACGGCAGGTGCGCGGACGGGAATTGA
- a CDS encoding radical SAM protein, producing the protein MGGSRTALVEDLMERFPHVPREAVFKEDLLRGGVAFDPSALSDNESGDVKPKSYFIFSFDHGTLPELGEAALRRPPEEIILTGGPYDLRRTVVSVRVNPASPYRVAADEAGLLGLYLDGGRIADVGVPPMPEYYRHTLSNGKSVMEVAPTIQWGYLIYLTVFRVCQYFGAKEECQYCDINHNWRQHKAAGRPYTGVKDVEEVLEALEIIDRYDTAKTSTAYTLTGGAITKTVAGRDEADFYGHYAKAIEERFPGRWIGKVVAQALPKGDVQRFKDYGVQIYHPNYEVWDEYLFKLHCPGKERYVGRDEWHRRILDSAEIFGARNVIPNFVAGVEMAEPFGFKTVDEAIASTTEGLRFFMSQGITPRFTTWCPEPTTPLGKANPQGAPLEYHIRLLEAYRATMDDFGLASPPGYGPPGPGNAVFSVSSFMDSLPAVEPAPEPAATDASGPAAS; encoded by the coding sequence ATGGGCGGCAGCCGCACCGCGCTGGTCGAGGATCTGATGGAGCGGTTCCCGCACGTACCGAGGGAAGCCGTCTTCAAGGAGGACCTGCTCCGGGGCGGAGTCGCCTTCGATCCCTCCGCGCTGAGCGACAACGAGAGCGGTGACGTCAAGCCGAAGTCGTACTTCATCTTCTCCTTCGACCACGGCACCCTGCCCGAGCTGGGCGAGGCCGCGCTGCGCCGGCCGCCCGAGGAGATCATCCTCACGGGCGGCCCGTACGACCTGCGCAGGACCGTCGTCTCCGTCCGCGTGAACCCTGCCTCGCCCTACCGGGTGGCCGCCGACGAGGCGGGACTGCTCGGGCTCTATCTGGACGGCGGCCGGATCGCCGACGTCGGGGTGCCGCCGATGCCCGAGTACTACCGGCACACCCTCTCCAACGGGAAGTCCGTGATGGAGGTGGCCCCCACCATCCAGTGGGGCTACCTGATCTACCTCACCGTCTTCCGTGTCTGCCAGTACTTCGGCGCCAAGGAGGAGTGCCAGTACTGCGACATCAACCACAACTGGCGCCAGCACAAGGCCGCCGGCCGGCCCTACACCGGCGTCAAGGACGTGGAGGAGGTCCTGGAGGCGCTGGAGATCATCGACCGGTACGACACCGCGAAGACCTCCACCGCCTACACCCTCACCGGCGGCGCGATCACCAAGACCGTCGCCGGCCGGGACGAGGCCGACTTCTACGGCCACTACGCCAAGGCCATCGAGGAGCGCTTCCCGGGCCGCTGGATCGGCAAGGTCGTGGCCCAGGCGCTGCCGAAGGGCGACGTGCAGCGCTTCAAGGACTACGGCGTGCAGATCTACCACCCCAACTACGAGGTGTGGGACGAGTACCTGTTCAAGCTGCACTGCCCCGGCAAGGAGCGCTACGTCGGCCGTGACGAGTGGCACAGGCGGATCCTGGACTCGGCCGAGATCTTCGGCGCGCGCAACGTGATCCCCAACTTCGTCGCGGGCGTGGAGATGGCGGAGCCGTTCGGCTTCAAGACCGTCGACGAGGCGATCGCGTCCACCACCGAGGGGCTGCGCTTCTTCATGTCGCAGGGGATCACCCCGCGGTTCACCACCTGGTGCCCGGAGCCCACGACCCCGCTCGGCAAGGCCAACCCGCAGGGCGCGCCGCTGGAGTACCACATCCGGCTGCTGGAGGCCTACCGCGCCACGATGGACGACTTCGGACTGGCCTCCCCGCCCGGATACGGCCCGCCCGGCCCCGGCAACGCGGTCTTCTCGGTCAGCTCCTTCATGGACAGCCTTCCCGCGGTGGAACCCGCGCCGGAACCCGCCGCGACGGACGCGAGCGGCCCCGCGGCTTCCTGA
- a CDS encoding pyridoxamine 5'-phosphate oxidase family protein: MVHHALPETDLTRHRRLREQGSLDRGELDAILDAGFVCHLGVVVEGRPVVVPTVYGRDAESLYVHGSVASRSLAAGTPVCVTVTHVDGVVLARSVFEHGVNYRSAMIHGVPRKVTDPAEKTEGLRLLSEHSAPGQWDYARRPSRRELAATTLLALSLEEASVKIRTGAPGDGDGPDAELGLWAGTLPLTTVWGAPDPDPLLPPGLRPPAHIARREGTRHG, translated from the coding sequence ATGGTCCACCATGCGCTGCCCGAGACCGACCTCACCCGCCACCGTCGGCTGCGCGAGCAGGGCTCCCTGGACAGGGGCGAACTCGACGCGATCCTGGACGCGGGGTTCGTCTGCCACCTGGGCGTGGTCGTCGAGGGCCGGCCGGTGGTGGTGCCGACGGTCTACGGGCGGGACGCGGAGTCGCTGTACGTGCACGGCTCGGTCGCCAGCCGGAGCCTGGCGGCGGGGACTCCGGTCTGCGTGACCGTCACCCACGTCGACGGGGTCGTCCTGGCGCGGTCGGTGTTCGAGCACGGGGTGAACTACCGGAGCGCCATGATCCACGGCGTACCGCGCAAGGTCACCGACCCGGCCGAGAAGACGGAGGGGCTGCGCCTGCTCAGCGAGCACTCGGCTCCGGGCCAGTGGGACTACGCCCGCCGCCCCAGCCGCAGGGAACTGGCCGCGACCACCCTCCTCGCCCTCTCCCTGGAGGAGGCCTCCGTGAAGATCCGTACGGGCGCGCCGGGCGACGGCGACGGCCCGGACGCGGAGCTCGGACTCTGGGCCGGGACGCTGCCGCTCACGACGGTCTGGGGCGCGCCCGACCCCGACCCACTGCTGCCGCCCGGACTGCGGCCGCCCGCGCACATCGCGCGCCGTGAGGGGACCCGGCACGGCTGA